A single genomic interval of Mauremys reevesii isolate NIE-2019 linkage group 24, ASM1616193v1, whole genome shotgun sequence harbors:
- the UBQLN4 gene encoding ubiquilin-4 isoform X1: MAELSGGGGGGPGPGGEGEAELGGSGPGGLLIRVTVKTPKDKEEIVIGDGASVREFKEEISRRFKAKQDQLVLIFAGKILKDGDTLNQHGIKDGLTVHLVIKTPQKVQDPAAASAPAPAAPAATAVPTTTPSSPAAPPQPSTSSSALSDAESSSRRSSGAGTTAGAGDGAPSNAASILSGFGGVTGLGSLGMGSANFMELQQQMQRQLMSNPEMLSQIMENPLVQNMMSNPDLMRQMIMANPQMQQLMERNPEISHMLNNPELMRQTMELARNPAMMQEMMRNQDRALSNLESIPGGYNALRRMYTDIQEPMFSAAREQFGNNPFSSLAGNSDSSSSQPLRTENREPLPNPWSPTPPASQAQVPSSEGSTGSTATQSTPTVSNPFGINAANLGTGMFNSPEMQGLLQQISENPQLMQNMISAPYMRSMMQTLSQNPDFAAQMMVNVPLFAGNPQLQEQLRLQLPVFLQQMQNPDSLSILTNPRAMQALLQIQQGLQTLQTEAPGLVPSLGSFGMPRIPPPSAGGSTIPENPVSSSSTPASASPAGGSNPQQQLMQQMIQLLAGGNSQVQSPEVRFQQQLEQLNAMGFINREANLQALIATGGDINAAIERLLGSQPS, translated from the exons ATGGCGGAGctgagcggcggcggcggcggcggcccggGCCCCGGCGGGGAGGGCGAGGCGGAGCTGGGCGGCTCCGGGCCCGGGGGGCTCCTCATCCGGGTCACGGTGAAGACCCCCAAGGACAAGGAGGAGATCGTCATCGGGGACGGCGCCTCCGTGCGGGag TTCAAAGAAGAGATTTCCAGGCGGTTTAAAGCCAAACAGGATCAGCTGGTTCTGATCTTTGCTGGAAAGATCCTGAAGGATGGAGACACTTTGAATCAACACGGGATCAAAGACGGGCTGACTGTGCATTTGGTCATTAAGACCCCACAGAA ggTTCAAGATCCTGCGgctgcttctgcccctgcccctgccgctCCTGCTGCCACCGCCGTCCCCACTACAACCCCTTCCTCTCCCGCTGCACCACCTCAGCCTTCCACCTCCAGCAGCGCCCTCTCTGACgctgagagcagcagcaggcGGAGCAGCGGTGCAGGGACCACGGCAGGTGCCGGAGATGGAGCACCCAGCAACGCTGCATCCATCCTCT CTGGCTTTGGTGGTGTCACCGGGCTCGGCAGCCTCGGGATGGGCTCTGCCAATTTcatggagctccagcagcagatgCAACGGCAGCTGATGTCCAACCCAGAGATGCTTTCGCAGATTATGGAGAACCCCCTCGTGCAGAACATGATGTCCAACCCTGACCTCATGAGACAGATGATCATGGCCAATCCCCAAATGCAGCAACTGATGGAACGAAACCCTGAGATAAGCCACATGCTGAACAACCCTGAGCTCATGAGACAG ACAATGGAATTGGCCCGCAACCCCGCCATGATGCAGGAGATGATGCGGAACCAGGATCGAGCTCTGAGTAACCTAGAGAGCATCCCAGGAGGATACAACGCCCTGCGCCGGATGTACACCGACATCCAGGAGCCCATGTTTAGCGCAGCTAGGGAGCAG TTTGGCAACAATCCTTTCTCATCCTTGGCTGGGAACTCCGACAGCTCGAGCTCCCAGCCTTTACGGACGGAAAATAGAGAGCCTTTACCCAACCCCTGGAGCCCCACGCCGCCCGCCTCCCAAGCCCAGGTTCCCAGCAGCGAAGGGAGTACCGGATCAACGGCAACCCAGAGCACACCCACTGTATCCAATCCCTTTGGGATCAACGCTGCCAACCTGGGGACCG GGATGTTTAACAGCCCAGAGATGCAAGGTCTCCTGCAGCAGATTTCAGAAAACCCCCAGTTGATGCAAAACATGATCTCTGCCCCTTACATGCGCAGTATGATGCAGACTCTCTCCCAGAACCCAGACTTCGCAGCACAG ATGATGGTAAACGTCCCACTCTTTGCCGGGAACCCGCAGCTTCAGGAGCAGCTACGGCTTCAGCTCCCCGTCTTTCTGCAGCAG ATGCAGAACCCAGACTCCCTCTCAATCCTGACGAACCCCAGAGCCATGCAGGCTCTCCTCCAGATCCAGCAGGGACTCCAGACGCTGCAAACGGAGGCCCCGGGACTAGTGCCAAG CCTCGGTTCCTTTGGAATGCCTCGAATCCCCCCACCCTCCGCAGGAGGAAGCACAATCCCAGAGAACCCTGTATCCTCCTCTTCGACGCCTGCCAGTgcctctccagcagggggcagtaacCCCCAACAGCAGCTCATGCAGCAGATGATCCAACTCTTGGCCGGAGGAAACTCTCAA GTGCAGAGCCCCGAAGTGCGATTCcaacagcagctggagcagctgaACGCTATGGGCTTCATTAACCGCGAGGCTAACCTCCAAGCGCTCATCGCCACCGGTGGAGACATCAACGCAGCTATTGAGAGACTGCTGGGCTCCCAGCCTTCTTAA
- the UBQLN4 gene encoding ubiquilin-4 isoform X2, translating to MTVAESLFKEEISRRFKAKQDQLVLIFAGKILKDGDTLNQHGIKDGLTVHLVIKTPQKVQDPAAASAPAPAAPAATAVPTTTPSSPAAPPQPSTSSSALSDAESSSRRSSGAGTTAGAGDGAPSNAASILSGFGGVTGLGSLGMGSANFMELQQQMQRQLMSNPEMLSQIMENPLVQNMMSNPDLMRQMIMANPQMQQLMERNPEISHMLNNPELMRQTMELARNPAMMQEMMRNQDRALSNLESIPGGYNALRRMYTDIQEPMFSAAREQFGNNPFSSLAGNSDSSSSQPLRTENREPLPNPWSPTPPASQAQVPSSEGSTGSTATQSTPTVSNPFGINAANLGTGMFNSPEMQGLLQQISENPQLMQNMISAPYMRSMMQTLSQNPDFAAQMMVNVPLFAGNPQLQEQLRLQLPVFLQQMQNPDSLSILTNPRAMQALLQIQQGLQTLQTEAPGLVPSLGSFGMPRIPPPSAGGSTIPENPVSSSSTPASASPAGGSNPQQQLMQQMIQLLAGGNSQVQSPEVRFQQQLEQLNAMGFINREANLQALIATGGDINAAIERLLGSQPS from the exons ATGACTGTAGCAGAGTCCTTG TTCAAAGAAGAGATTTCCAGGCGGTTTAAAGCCAAACAGGATCAGCTGGTTCTGATCTTTGCTGGAAAGATCCTGAAGGATGGAGACACTTTGAATCAACACGGGATCAAAGACGGGCTGACTGTGCATTTGGTCATTAAGACCCCACAGAA ggTTCAAGATCCTGCGgctgcttctgcccctgcccctgccgctCCTGCTGCCACCGCCGTCCCCACTACAACCCCTTCCTCTCCCGCTGCACCACCTCAGCCTTCCACCTCCAGCAGCGCCCTCTCTGACgctgagagcagcagcaggcGGAGCAGCGGTGCAGGGACCACGGCAGGTGCCGGAGATGGAGCACCCAGCAACGCTGCATCCATCCTCT CTGGCTTTGGTGGTGTCACCGGGCTCGGCAGCCTCGGGATGGGCTCTGCCAATTTcatggagctccagcagcagatgCAACGGCAGCTGATGTCCAACCCAGAGATGCTTTCGCAGATTATGGAGAACCCCCTCGTGCAGAACATGATGTCCAACCCTGACCTCATGAGACAGATGATCATGGCCAATCCCCAAATGCAGCAACTGATGGAACGAAACCCTGAGATAAGCCACATGCTGAACAACCCTGAGCTCATGAGACAG ACAATGGAATTGGCCCGCAACCCCGCCATGATGCAGGAGATGATGCGGAACCAGGATCGAGCTCTGAGTAACCTAGAGAGCATCCCAGGAGGATACAACGCCCTGCGCCGGATGTACACCGACATCCAGGAGCCCATGTTTAGCGCAGCTAGGGAGCAG TTTGGCAACAATCCTTTCTCATCCTTGGCTGGGAACTCCGACAGCTCGAGCTCCCAGCCTTTACGGACGGAAAATAGAGAGCCTTTACCCAACCCCTGGAGCCCCACGCCGCCCGCCTCCCAAGCCCAGGTTCCCAGCAGCGAAGGGAGTACCGGATCAACGGCAACCCAGAGCACACCCACTGTATCCAATCCCTTTGGGATCAACGCTGCCAACCTGGGGACCG GGATGTTTAACAGCCCAGAGATGCAAGGTCTCCTGCAGCAGATTTCAGAAAACCCCCAGTTGATGCAAAACATGATCTCTGCCCCTTACATGCGCAGTATGATGCAGACTCTCTCCCAGAACCCAGACTTCGCAGCACAG ATGATGGTAAACGTCCCACTCTTTGCCGGGAACCCGCAGCTTCAGGAGCAGCTACGGCTTCAGCTCCCCGTCTTTCTGCAGCAG ATGCAGAACCCAGACTCCCTCTCAATCCTGACGAACCCCAGAGCCATGCAGGCTCTCCTCCAGATCCAGCAGGGACTCCAGACGCTGCAAACGGAGGCCCCGGGACTAGTGCCAAG CCTCGGTTCCTTTGGAATGCCTCGAATCCCCCCACCCTCCGCAGGAGGAAGCACAATCCCAGAGAACCCTGTATCCTCCTCTTCGACGCCTGCCAGTgcctctccagcagggggcagtaacCCCCAACAGCAGCTCATGCAGCAGATGATCCAACTCTTGGCCGGAGGAAACTCTCAA GTGCAGAGCCCCGAAGTGCGATTCcaacagcagctggagcagctgaACGCTATGGGCTTCATTAACCGCGAGGCTAACCTCCAAGCGCTCATCGCCACCGGTGGAGACATCAACGCAGCTATTGAGAGACTGCTGGGCTCCCAGCCTTCTTAA